The Candidatus Zixiibacteriota bacterium genome contains a region encoding:
- a CDS encoding M6 family metalloprotease domain-containing protein: GINSAFKFHSAEKTSYSGPFNALAILVRFSDKTNSVPAHEFDTLIFLNQQGSVRHYYREISYDQFDIVTVNLPSSLGWQTAPQTYAYYCNNQNGTGSYPQNSQKLCEDLVDLIDPVVDFSQYDNDGDGYVDAVIIVHTGPGAEFTGADTDIWSHQWSIFPRLKDGVRISDYCIQPEYWQSPGDITCGVYCHELGHVLGLPDLYDRDYPTDSYGVGRWSLMSYGSWNGAGGMGGSPAHPDAWCRLRLGFAMAVNLTSNIDNCPIDAVETGGNIYRLWSSGAPGSEYFLVENRQKSGYDSYLTAAGLFIWHIDETQLTNGNWNDNQWYPGYTSSGNFLVALEQADGDFDLEKAYPVGNSADNSDPYPGTSLNTDFGALTIPNSNAYSGDLTYVAVENISASGPTMTADLKVSIASGLDDENDLILPRKPFLSQNYPNPFNPSTRIDFTLHREAAVVIDIFDILGVHVKRLAEGQYPLGSYSVEWDGTAQDGRPVASGIYLYRLRTDEGEESRKMGLIK; the protein is encoded by the coding sequence CGGTATAAATTCCGCTTTCAAGTTTCACTCGGCGGAAAAGACGTCTTACTCCGGACCTTTCAACGCGCTGGCGATTCTGGTGCGATTCTCGGATAAGACGAACTCAGTACCGGCTCATGAATTCGATACCCTGATATTCCTCAATCAACAGGGGTCGGTGCGCCATTACTATCGCGAGATATCATACGACCAGTTTGATATTGTGACAGTTAATCTCCCCTCCTCGCTGGGATGGCAGACCGCCCCGCAGACTTATGCCTACTACTGCAATAATCAGAACGGGACCGGCTCTTACCCGCAAAACAGCCAGAAATTGTGTGAAGACCTGGTTGACCTGATCGACCCGGTCGTCGATTTCTCACAATATGATAATGACGGCGACGGGTATGTCGATGCCGTTATTATTGTGCACACCGGACCGGGCGCGGAATTCACCGGCGCTGACACCGATATCTGGTCACATCAGTGGAGTATTTTCCCCCGATTAAAAGATGGGGTCAGGATTTCAGATTACTGCATTCAGCCTGAATACTGGCAGTCGCCGGGGGATATTACCTGCGGCGTTTACTGCCATGAGTTAGGTCATGTATTGGGACTGCCCGATCTCTATGACCGTGATTATCCGACCGACTCATATGGTGTCGGACGGTGGTCGCTGATGTCGTACGGCAGCTGGAATGGCGCCGGCGGTATGGGAGGCTCGCCGGCTCACCCCGATGCCTGGTGCCGTCTCCGCCTCGGATTTGCAATGGCCGTGAACCTGACCTCCAATATAGATAACTGCCCCATAGACGCGGTCGAAACCGGCGGCAATATTTATCGTCTCTGGTCAAGCGGCGCCCCTGGCAGCGAATATTTCCTGGTCGAAAATCGGCAGAAGTCTGGTTACGACAGTTATCTGACCGCAGCCGGATTATTTATCTGGCATATCGATGAAACCCAGCTTACCAACGGAAATTGGAACGACAACCAGTGGTATCCGGGTTATACATCTTCAGGAAACTTCCTGGTGGCACTGGAGCAGGCTGATGGTGATTTTGACCTCGAGAAAGCATATCCGGTCGGCAATTCGGCCGACAACAGCGACCCCTACCCGGGAACCAGTCTGAATACAGATTTCGGCGCTCTGACAATTCCCAATTCTAACGCTTACAGCGGCGATTTGACCTATGTTGCAGTTGAAAATATATCAGCCAGTGGTCCCACTATGACTGCCGATCTAAAAGTCTCTATCGCCAGCGGATTGGATGACGAGAATGATTTGATACTCCCGAGGAAGCCGTTCTTAAGCCAGAATTATCCCAATCCTTTCAATCCGTCGACAAGAATCGATTTCACGCTCCATCGGGAAGCGGCCGTCGTTATTGATATCTTCGATATTCTCGGCGTCCATGTAAAACGCCTGGCGGAGGGACAGTACCCTCTCGGCTCTTACAGCGTTGAATGGGATGGCACCGCCCAGGATGGCAGACCGGTTGCCTCCGGTATATATCTTTACCGCTTAAGAACCGACGAAGGGGAAGAGTCGCGGAAGATGGGGCTAATCAAGTAA